ttctaaTCAAAGCAGTTTAGCCAAagggtttctatttttttttcaacgttttttatttatttttgggacagagagaaacagagcatgaacgggggaggggcagagagagagggagacacagaatcggaaacaagctccaggctccgagccaccagcccagagcctgacgcggggctcgaactcacggactgcgagatcgtgacctggctgaagtcggacgcttaaccgactgcgccacccaggcgccccagggtttctattttttaaattgatttctttctATTATCTCAATCTTGATTTGTGCATTAGTTAGCTTGTGTTTTACTATTTCTGTAAGTTCAGCAccacccccagctttattgaaatataattgacatataacattgcataagtttaaggtgtataacgTGTCAGTTTGAGacacttatatattgcaaaatgattaccatgaTAGCATTAGGAAACATCTCCATTCTATCATgtaattattgtttcttttttgtggggagaacatttaagatctactcccttagcgtgtatatatatatatatatatatatatatatatatttatagcacatatatgtatttatatatatttatatatttatatttatatttatatttacatttagggttagagagagagggaaggagagaatcccaagcagactgcactgtTAGTGCCTAGCCctgtgaggggcttgaactcgtgaaccatgagatcatgacctgaggcaaaatcaagtgCTGgccactcaatggactgagccactcagatgcccctagaaGTTCATTTTAAagtcctttctctttgcccttgaATTCCTATGAGGAGACACATTTTGAGGGCTTAGAGCAGCCTTCAGGATGCTCTCCACAGCCAGAGCAGAATCTGTTTCCTGCCTGTTTACCTTTCCTCCACCTTTACCCTCAGGGCATCTCCCaaacctctccctctttccccaacCCCCAGATAGAagacagctctttttttttttttaagaatttaagatagtgacatttatttatttatttattaaatttattttttattttttaaaatttacaaccaaattagtatatagtgaagcaatgatttcagtaggttccttaatgccccttacccatttagcccatccccctcccacaacccctccagtaaccctcagtttgttctccatatatatgagtctcttttgttttgtccccctccctgtttttatattatttttgtttcccttcccttatgttcatctgttttgtctcttaaagtcctcatatgagtgaagtcataggatttttgtctttctctgactgactaatttcacttagcataataccctccagttccattcatgtagttcaaatgccaagatttcattcttttcgattgctgagtaatactccattatatatacatagcacattttctttatccagtcatccatcgatggacatttgggccctttccatcaactttggctgttgttgatagtgctgctataaacatgggggtgcatgtgtcccttcgaaacagcacacctgtatcccttggataaatgcctagtagtgccattgctgtgtcatagggtagttctatttttagttttttgaggaacctccatactgttttccagagtggctgcaccagcttgcattcccaccaacaatgcaaaagagatcctctttctccacatcctcgccaacatctgttgttgcctgagttgttcatgttagccattctcgcaggtgtaaggtggtgtctcattgtggttttgctttgtatttccctgatgatgagtgatgttgagcgttttttcatgtgtcagttggccatctggatgtcttctttggagaggtgtctattcacgtcttttgcccatttcttcactggattatttgttttttgggtgttgagtttgataagttctttgtagattttggacactaaccctttatctgatatgtcatttgcaaatatcttctcccattctgtcgattgccttttagttttgatgattgtttccttcgctgtgcagaagctttttatttgatgaggtccccgtagttcattttgcttttgtttctcttgcctctggagacgtgttgaataagaaattgctgtgggcaagatcaaagaggtttttgcctgctttctcctcgaggattttgatggcttcctgtcttacattgaggtctttcatccattttgagtttatttttgtgtctggtgtaagaaagcggtccaggttcattcttctgcatgtcgctgtccagtgttcccagcaccacttgctgaagagactgtctttattccattggatattctttcctgctttgtcaaagattagttgcccatacgtttgtgggtccatttctgggttctctattctattccattgatctgagtgtctgttcttgtgccatagGCAGCTCTTTAAATCACTGGGAAAGAACAAATCTTGgtcattagattaaaaaaaaaattgttttttaatgtttatttatttttgagagagacaaagcatgagcaggggagggacagagagagaggaagacacagaatctgaagcagggtccagggtcagagctgtcagcacagagcctgacgtggggcttgaacttgtgaaatgggagatcatgacctgagctgaagtcagatgcttaactgactgagccatccaggagccccttggTCGTtagattttgattaaaaaaaaaacaaaaattcatccTGAAAGAAACTTCTGCTTTATTTGAGCTTTACTTTGCTTAGCCTGTTCTCTTTGGGCAGCCAGTGGGACAGCCAGGAGGTTCCTTTGTATTTCCCAGCATCACTAGTTGTTTTGCTCCCACTTCAGATGGCTCAGATAGCTTTCAAATTGCATAATCTTGTGTGGAGTGTCTACACCTATGGACAACAGGCAGAGCCTAGTTTTGGAGTCCAGAACCTCTGCCTGTAGGACTAAGGGGAGGTCCTTCATGTCctcatatgcaaaagaaaaaaagaaaagaaaagataaaaatcccCACCTCACCGGGCCATTCTGGGGATTCAGTCAGAGACAGTCTTGCAAGGGGGAGTTGAGGACATGGTTAAAATGGCTCCCAGTGACCCCTGTCCACACTGCTACACTTTTGTTCCCTGCTTGCTCTTCAGGTACCGCAAGCTTCCTGATCACCATTACCCCAGCATTTTCTGAGATTGCCTGAATGCCTCCACTCACTTCCTGAAGGCCCTGGAAACCTACAGGGTGGACCCCTCCCGGGTTGTGATCTGTGGAGACAGCACTGGGGGAGCGTATGTGGTCTGTGTCACCCAGGCCCTGGCGGGCAGATCAGATATTCCCCAGATCCGGGCCCAGGTCCTGATTTATCCACTTGTTCAGATCATCAGTTTGCAGCTGCCATCTTACTGGCAGAGGAGAAATGTCCCATCCTGCCCCAGAAGTTCATGATGACATGTATGTTTAAATATATGGTTATCGACTTTCACTGGTGGGAAGCCATCTTGGATGGTGCCTTCATGCCCCCAGACTTCTGGAGGAAGTACAAGCAGTGGCTCAGCTCTGACAACATACCCAGGAGATTCAGGAAGATGCGCCACCAACCTGTGTTTCCCAGCCCTTTTAATGGGCTGCCTATCTGGAAAACAAACATCTTTTGGATGTAGAAAATGCCCCTCTGATAAGAGATGATGAGACCATTGCTCAGCTTCCCAAGGCCTTCCTGGTGAGCTGTGAGCATGGCATCCTCCGTGATGACACCTTGCTCTATATGAAGCGCTTGGAGGACCAGAGGGTCCCCGTGATGTGGTATCATGTAGAGGATGGCTTTCATGGGTCCCTACTGCTTTTTGACAAGGAACTTTTCTTGTTCCTGTGCTCCCTGAAAATTGTGAATGCTATAGCCAATTATATATAGAGCATATAGCAACCCTGGGGTGCTGATTAAGGAGATGCTGAGTCAATGCTCTGCTCACATGAAAAGGATATGTCAGCTTAGAATGGTTTTGCTTAGTATTTCAGAAAATCCAAATTGTGAGCAACACTTGCTAACATTCTCACTCAGGTGAAATAAATATCAAAGGGAGAGACAAATGCCTTTAAAAACTTCTCAAAGCCCTAACACACAAGGTCTGTGAAGAATAAATGCTAACAACTGGTTATTCTGTCCGTGTGTCTCTAATCATGGTGCATCTATGCTCATGATGCCAACGCAGGGCTTGGGGCCATGGTGCCTGTTGGATGAGGGGGCACCTAATTGTTCTTGGGATCATAGGTCACCAGCCAAATTCCAACACACCAGTTATAGATCAGTCTCCAGCAGGAGAAATGCTGTTGCAATGAAACTCTTGCCTCACTTTAGCCATCCTTGGACACGACTAAAGGCAGGTTtcaggggaggtggtgggaaaaggagatggggaagagggaagggagaagcagtGAGGGAAAGAGTGGGCTCTGGGGGGCTGCGAATGTGGTCTGGGCTCAAGTGTTTAATCCGAATTCCAAAATCAGATTCCTGGCTACCAAGAGGCAGGTTCTCAGAGCTAAGTCTGTCCTGGGAACCTCCAGATGCTATCTGGAATATGAAAACTGCATTCTCCAAGACAGACAACTTACTATACATTCTTTCTTTGGTGAGCTTATGTATTGTTCCCACTTTTACAAAGAACCTtgccttaggggcgcctggatgtctcCATCAGTAGAGTACAAtccttgatcttgaggttgtgagttcaagccccacattgggtgtagaaattacttgaaaataaagaaataaaatcttacaaaaaagaaCCTTGGCCTTGCTTAGTTCATACCACTTTCTCTGCTCATGGGGTAAGGAAAGAGAATCTTGGTACTGCGTGCCGGTATAGTCCACATTAGTTTTTCCACTGGGCTCATGTTTGCTAGATACATCTGTAATAACACTGGGACTCACTGCTGTCTAGACCCACCCAAGCACTGGAGTTGGAGGCTCCCTTCTGTTCAACCATAGCCTCCCTTGGTACCGAGGACCCCGCCAATGGTCAGTGGAGGAGGGAGTCTTACAGGTGTCTTGGATCCTTGCAAAGAAGGCAAATATCTTTTTTCCAAAAGGCATTTCATTTTACCAAACAGGCAGTTTGGACTGGGATTCTCAGGacacaggaagacacagagtgggagcaggggagtggcagagagagagacatacacacagaatctgaagcaggctccaggctctgagctgacagcacagagcctgacggggggcttaaactcatgaactgtgagatcatgacctgagctgaagttgaacacttaaccaactgagccacccagacacccccaaatttaatgtttaaaaaaaatttgaaaattaa
The window above is part of the Prionailurus bengalensis isolate Pbe53 chromosome C1, Fcat_Pben_1.1_paternal_pri, whole genome shotgun sequence genome. Proteins encoded here:
- the AADACL4 gene encoding LOW QUALITY PROTEIN: arylacetamide deacetylase-like 4 (The sequence of the model RefSeq protein was modified relative to this genomic sequence to represent the inferred CDS: inserted 2 bases in 2 codons; substituted 2 bases at 2 genomic stop codons); amino-acid sequence: MYRILVWVPVFGLDLNGARAATWHEMCFGQPNHAMRVHVLLTQVSKLLSLERQLLATLGACSSCAWCSCAPFFVGVFIWTVLQHFLTIDVLSTLQHPSKFRFLHCLFLYALTLGNIFERLGICSRPRFTQLLHGFVRTKKDARLVVTDLYFGTIPVRLFQSKAESSSPWXGIIFFHGGGGFMGNLDLYHNLCNFLALETDSVLLSIGYRKLPDHHYPSIFXDCLNASTHFLKALETYRVDPSRVVICGDSTGGAYVVCVTQALAGRSDIPQIRAQVLIYPLVQIISLQLPSYWQRRNVPXLPQKFMMTCMFKYMVIDFHWWEAILDGAFMPPDFWRKYKQWLSSDNIPRRFRKMRHQPVFPSPFNXAAYLENKHLLDVENAPLIRDDETIAQLPKAFLVSCEHGILRDDTLLYMKRLEDQRVPVMWYHVEDGFHGSLLLFDKELFLFLCSLKIVNAIANYI